The following proteins are co-located in the Brevibacillus laterosporus DSM 25 genome:
- the mazG gene encoding nucleoside triphosphate pyrophosphohydrolase, with amino-acid sequence MVNTIYVVGLGAGNLDQMPLGMYKRLKQTKHLYVRTADHPVLDQLAEEGLTYTSFDSIYEKHDSFEQVYQEIAGQLLSKVKAEGEVTYAVPGHPLVAERTVQLLLSHAVEEQVEVKILGGQSFLDPLFARLAIDPIEGFTLLDATSMTADQVNPGLHTVIAQVYDQMSASDAKLTLMEVLPDEYEVIVATAVGIEGKEIVERLPLYDLDRVEHLGNLSLIYVPPTVEESVKQRQFSYLKEVIATLRGPEGCPWDRKQTHQSLRRYLLEETYETVEAIDQDDVDALCEELGDVLLQIMLHAQIASEEGYFTIEDIISTLTAKMIRRHPHVFGESEVADADAVVVNWEQIKAQEKAEKGVVPETSSLLDSLPKDLPAILSAVKIQKKAAEVGFDWDEVKDVYAKIEEEYKEVQQATPEEQTGELGDLLFAVINLARFMKVDPEQALALTNLKFKRRFHYIEQKLHENNKQFADTTLEELDRYWNEAKAQE; translated from the coding sequence ATGGTGAATACCATTTATGTTGTAGGACTTGGGGCAGGTAATCTAGACCAAATGCCTCTGGGTATGTATAAACGCTTAAAACAGACGAAGCATTTGTATGTCCGTACAGCTGATCATCCAGTATTGGATCAATTGGCTGAAGAAGGGCTTACTTACACGTCCTTTGATTCTATTTATGAAAAACATGATTCATTTGAACAGGTATATCAAGAGATTGCTGGGCAACTGTTATCCAAGGTTAAAGCAGAAGGTGAAGTAACCTACGCCGTTCCTGGACATCCTTTAGTAGCAGAACGGACGGTGCAACTGCTACTAAGTCATGCGGTAGAGGAGCAAGTAGAGGTAAAGATATTAGGTGGACAAAGCTTCTTAGATCCGCTGTTCGCTCGCCTTGCTATTGATCCAATCGAAGGTTTTACTTTGTTAGACGCGACAAGCATGACAGCAGATCAAGTAAATCCAGGGCTACATACCGTTATTGCCCAGGTCTACGATCAAATGTCTGCTTCAGACGCGAAGCTTACCTTAATGGAAGTACTACCAGACGAATATGAGGTTATCGTCGCTACAGCGGTTGGGATAGAAGGTAAAGAGATTGTGGAGCGTCTACCATTATACGATTTAGATCGAGTGGAGCATCTGGGTAATCTAAGCCTAATCTATGTTCCCCCTACCGTAGAAGAGTCAGTAAAGCAACGTCAATTCTCCTATTTAAAAGAAGTGATTGCAACTTTGCGTGGACCAGAAGGTTGTCCATGGGATCGTAAGCAGACTCACCAAAGCTTGCGCCGTTATTTGTTAGAAGAAACCTATGAAACAGTAGAAGCGATCGATCAGGATGATGTGGATGCGCTTTGCGAGGAATTAGGGGACGTGCTCTTACAGATCATGCTTCATGCACAGATTGCTTCAGAGGAGGGCTACTTCACAATTGAAGATATCATTTCCACTCTGACTGCTAAAATGATTCGACGTCATCCGCATGTATTTGGTGAATCGGAAGTAGCTGATGCCGATGCAGTAGTGGTCAATTGGGAGCAGATAAAGGCCCAAGAGAAAGCGGAGAAGGGGGTTGTACCTGAAACTTCTTCCTTGCTGGATTCTCTACCAAAGGATTTACCGGCGATTTTATCAGCTGTCAAAATTCAAAAGAAGGCAGCGGAAGTTGGGTTCGATTGGGACGAAGTGAAAGATGTATATGCTAAAATTGAAGAAGAGTACAAGGAGGTACAGCAAGCAACTCCAGAGGAACAAACAGGTGAATTGGGGGATTTGCTCTTTGCTGTAATCAACCTAGCCCGCTTCATGAAGGTTGACCCTGAACAGGCTTTAGCGCTAACTAATCTTAAATTTAAGCGTAGATTTCATTATATTGAACAAAAGCTACATGAAAATAACAAGCAATTTGCTGATACAACGTTAGAAGAGCTGGATCGTTATTGGAATGAGGCCAAAGCTCAAGAGTAG
- the spoIIE gene encoding stage II sporulation protein E gives MFNKSQVVSPNANLFTQQLSNQVSQTMGRFGDKAAAFLKKWHILTLTMGFLLGRALILDELSPFVVPYFIVMYFLRRDTLLASALGMLVGSLAHSIPLGMQTLLSIILAAGVCRISEKWKRKDFSYTPFMVVGTVFASHLLCKVIQNQVNTYSVTMIAVEAILSFVLTLIFIQSLSIIHINKPFEPLKTEEIICLVILLASLMTGTVGWVIQGVSMEHILSRYLLLLFAFVGGGTVGAAVGVVTGLILSLADVSALQQISLLAFAGLLAGLLKEGKKIGVVAGLLIGTSILGIYGGAESGLYLSLIETSIAAFLFLLTPAFIWKRVASFIPGTSEHIQSHQEYMRRIRDMTAGKIQQFSDLFIELSHSFAQTAETKNRVEEEEIDLYLSKVTERTCQLCWKKEQCWERDTQMTYEAMSNMLITVFEHGTMQGATIPKEWEKKCVKTEKVIQHMEQEYHQMIEHNQLKKQIQDSRKLVADQLSGVSRVMSDFAREIQREGLALSLQEKQVSKALEGLGLSVRRVDIHSLEEGKVDIEISQPSCYGRDECAKIVAPMLTEILGENIIVKERQCEAFKDQHCKMCLASAKTYEIEIGVAGAAKGGKLLSGDSFKTMDLGNGKVAVAISDGMGNGERAYMESQSALDMLQQLLKSGLDEKLSIKTVNSVLALRSADEMFATVDLAIIDLQTAMTRFIKIGSTPSFIKRGNDVFMVSANNLPVGILEDIEVDIVTRNLKAGDLLIMMSDGIFEAPHHIENRPVWMKRLISQLETEDPQEISDLLLEKVIREHSGEIVDDMTVLVARIDRFVPQWSAIQVSGMEKMERPRVVS, from the coding sequence ATGTTCAATAAAAGCCAAGTAGTTTCTCCAAATGCTAATCTCTTTACTCAACAGCTATCTAATCAAGTATCTCAGACTATGGGGAGGTTCGGTGATAAAGCTGCTGCCTTTCTAAAAAAATGGCATATTCTTACACTTACTATGGGTTTTTTATTAGGAAGAGCTCTTATTCTTGATGAATTATCACCATTTGTTGTTCCTTACTTCATAGTGATGTACTTTCTCCGTCGAGATACATTGCTAGCTAGTGCATTGGGAATGCTGGTAGGCTCATTAGCTCATTCAATTCCTCTAGGTATGCAGACGTTACTGAGTATCATACTTGCTGCTGGTGTGTGCCGTATCTCGGAGAAATGGAAACGAAAAGACTTTTCCTATACCCCATTTATGGTGGTAGGAACCGTATTTGCTAGCCATCTATTATGTAAGGTTATTCAGAATCAGGTAAACACATACAGTGTGACTATGATTGCGGTTGAAGCAATTCTTAGTTTTGTTTTGACACTTATCTTTATTCAGTCCTTATCCATCATTCACATAAATAAACCATTTGAACCTTTAAAGACAGAAGAAATTATATGCCTTGTCATTTTATTAGCTTCTTTAATGACGGGAACAGTAGGCTGGGTTATACAGGGGGTTTCCATGGAACATATCCTGTCCCGTTATCTTCTATTATTATTCGCTTTTGTTGGAGGAGGGACGGTCGGGGCCGCAGTGGGGGTGGTTACCGGGCTCATTCTCAGTTTGGCTGATGTGAGTGCCTTACAACAAATTAGTTTACTCGCTTTCGCAGGTTTACTAGCGGGGCTATTAAAGGAAGGAAAGAAAATTGGTGTAGTAGCAGGACTCTTAATCGGAACTTCCATTCTGGGAATCTATGGTGGTGCCGAAAGTGGATTATATCTCTCTTTAATCGAGACCTCGATTGCCGCTTTCCTCTTTTTATTAACGCCAGCTTTTATTTGGAAAAGAGTAGCCAGCTTCATTCCGGGGACTTCGGAACACATACAATCTCACCAGGAATATATGCGGCGCATACGTGACATGACAGCAGGTAAAATTCAGCAGTTTTCCGATTTGTTTATTGAGTTATCCCATTCATTCGCTCAAACAGCTGAAACAAAAAATAGAGTTGAGGAGGAAGAGATAGATCTTTATTTAAGTAAAGTGACGGAGAGGACATGCCAGCTTTGCTGGAAGAAAGAGCAGTGCTGGGAGCGAGATACTCAAATGACCTACGAAGCGATGAGTAACATGCTTATTACGGTATTCGAGCATGGGACAATGCAAGGAGCAACTATACCAAAGGAGTGGGAAAAGAAATGCGTGAAAACAGAAAAGGTAATCCAACATATGGAGCAAGAGTACCACCAGATGATTGAACATAATCAATTAAAAAAACAAATTCAAGATAGTCGCAAGCTGGTAGCCGATCAATTATCAGGAGTATCACGGGTCATGAGCGATTTTGCACGGGAAATCCAAAGGGAAGGACTTGCACTAAGCCTACAAGAGAAGCAGGTTTCAAAAGCGCTGGAGGGTTTAGGACTATCCGTAAGACGTGTAGATATTCATAGCTTAGAAGAAGGGAAGGTGGATATAGAAATCAGTCAGCCTAGTTGTTATGGGAGGGATGAATGCGCCAAGATTGTGGCTCCGATGCTTACCGAGATTTTAGGTGAGAACATTATTGTGAAGGAACGACAATGTGAAGCCTTTAAGGATCAGCATTGCAAAATGTGCCTGGCTTCAGCAAAAACATATGAGATCGAAATTGGAGTGGCAGGGGCCGCTAAGGGTGGCAAACTATTGTCAGGAGATAGCTTTAAAACAATGGATTTAGGAAATGGAAAGGTGGCTGTGGCGATCAGTGATGGAATGGGAAACGGGGAGCGCGCTTATATGGAAAGTCAATCAGCATTGGACATGCTGCAACAGCTCTTAAAATCAGGGCTGGATGAAAAACTGTCTATTAAAACAGTAAATTCTGTTTTGGCATTACGTTCGGCTGATGAGATGTTTGCAACAGTGGATTTGGCTATAATTGACTTACAGACTGCAATGACACGGTTTATTAAAATTGGTTCTACACCTTCGTTTATTAAACGAGGAAATGATGTGTTTATGGTATCGGCAAATAATTTACCGGTTGGTATTTTAGAAGATATTGAAGTAGATATTGTGACTAGAAATCTAAAGGCAGGTGATCTATTAATCATGATGTCAGATGGAATTTTTGAGGCTCCACACCATATCGAAAATAGACCGGTGTGGATGAAGCGATTAATCTCTCAGCTCGAAACAGAAGACCCTCAGGAAATCTCTGACTTATTATTAGAAAAAGTGATTAGAGAACATAGTGGTGAAATCGTAGACGATATGACGGTTTTAGTCGCTCGAATTGATCGATTTGTACCGCAATGGTCGGCGATTCAGGTATCAGGAATGGAGAAGATGGAACGGCCACGTGTAGTAAGTTAA
- the hpt gene encoding hypoxanthine phosphoribosyltransferase translates to MNNDIKEIMLTKEEIDQKVKELGKILADEYRDKNPLVICILKGAIVFMADLLREMDIKCEMDFMAVSSYGNSTESSGVVRILKDLDTTVQNRHVLIVEDIMDSGLTLSHLVELLKQRHAASVKVVTLLNKPERRNVDISPDYSGFTIPDEFVVGYGLDYAETYRNLPYIGVLKPEVYSK, encoded by the coding sequence ATGAATAATGATATAAAAGAAATTATGCTCACTAAGGAAGAAATTGATCAAAAAGTAAAAGAACTGGGTAAAATCTTAGCAGATGAGTATCGCGATAAGAATCCTTTGGTTATTTGTATCTTAAAAGGAGCCATTGTTTTCATGGCCGATCTTCTACGTGAGATGGATATTAAGTGCGAGATGGATTTTATGGCGGTATCTAGCTATGGCAACAGTACGGAATCCTCTGGTGTTGTACGTATCTTGAAAGATTTGGATACAACTGTTCAGAATCGTCATGTCCTAATTGTGGAGGACATCATGGATAGTGGCTTGACGTTAAGTCATTTAGTAGAATTATTGAAGCAACGTCATGCTGCCTCAGTGAAAGTAGTAACACTACTAAATAAACCAGAGCGCCGTAATGTAGATATTTCTCCTGATTACAGTGGTTTTACTATTCCTGATGAATTTGTGGTTGGTTACGGTCTGGATTACGCTGAGACCTATCGCAATCTTCCTTATATCGGTGTTTTAAAACCTGAAGTTTATTCGAAATAG
- a CDS encoding VWA domain-containing protein: protein MAKPATLRQILVVTDGCSNVGISPIAAATLAREQGITVNVIGVVDKHEMGEQGEQEIREMAQAGGGLSDIVYPAQLAQTVQMLTRKAMTRTIQHVVNKELKHILGDAELEGLAPEKRMQVAGMVDELGEQSALEVVMIVDTSASMKNKMSAVQQAIYDFSISLRSRSGSSRMAVCSFPGKEKHLEVRIPWTDQVEKAYQLTAGLTMSGITPTGPAITEAIALFEHVELPKPLADRYRTKRKANEEDDGYLQDHVF, encoded by the coding sequence ATGGCAAAACCGGCGACGCTTCGTCAGATTTTGGTTGTGACAGATGGTTGCTCCAATGTAGGAATAAGCCCAATTGCAGCCGCAACCTTAGCCAGAGAACAAGGTATCACAGTAAATGTGATTGGAGTGGTGGATAAGCATGAGATGGGTGAGCAAGGGGAACAGGAAATCCGTGAAATGGCTCAAGCGGGGGGAGGACTAAGCGACATTGTTTATCCTGCCCAGTTAGCCCAAACTGTCCAAATGTTAACGCGAAAAGCAATGACTAGAACCATTCAACATGTGGTGAACAAAGAATTAAAGCATATTCTTGGTGATGCTGAATTGGAGGGTCTTGCTCCTGAAAAGAGGATGCAGGTGGCAGGCATGGTGGATGAATTGGGCGAACAAAGCGCTCTAGAAGTGGTGATGATCGTTGATACATCTGCTTCCATGAAAAATAAAATGTCAGCTGTACAGCAAGCCATCTATGATTTTAGCATTAGCTTACGTTCCCGCAGCGGGAGTAGCAGAATGGCCGTTTGCTCATTTCCTGGGAAAGAAAAGCATCTTGAAGTGCGTATTCCCTGGACGGATCAAGTAGAAAAGGCGTACCAATTAACGGCCGGTTTAACGATGAGCGGAATTACTCCGACGGGTCCTGCCATTACGGAAGCAATCGCCTTGTTTGAACACGTGGAGCTACCTAAACCTTTAGCGGATCGCTACCGTACGAAGAGAAAAGCGAATGAAGAAGATGACGGTTATTTGCAAGACCATGTATTCTAA
- the yabP gene encoding sporulation protein YabP — protein sequence MIEPNKRPRHEIVMINRRSLAISGVKKVESFDSEEFLLETEGGFLTIRGQNLHMKNLSLETGEVAIEGFVHDMGYIEQGQAGDRSKGFFGKLFK from the coding sequence ATGATCGAACCAAATAAACGACCTCGCCATGAAATTGTCATGATCAATCGGCGTAGTTTGGCTATATCCGGGGTAAAAAAGGTAGAAAGCTTTGATAGTGAAGAATTTCTGTTAGAAACAGAAGGTGGTTTTCTTACTATACGCGGCCAGAATCTTCATATGAAAAACCTGAGTCTTGAAACCGGAGAAGTGGCCATTGAGGGTTTCGTCCATGACATGGGGTATATAGAACAGGGGCAGGCCGGAGATCGATCGAAAGGATTTTTCGGCAAATTATTTAAGTGA
- a CDS encoding threonine/serine exporter family protein, which produces MTSNNYVMETCLLAGEIMIRNGAETYRVEETMTHIAHAAGMKSVHSSVTTTSIIFSFKDNNGVDRTRMIRMRDRTINLNKVTLVNQVSRYFVSGEITLDEAHIQLEEIQSMRFQFSDRVLNIAAGLGSGSFAVLIGGTFLDFFPSAIAGAIVFASANYLYRFLKIPFFAELSASFLGGMFTLIASWLFPNHLHLGVMIIGAMIPLFPGVALTNSVRDLMAGDLVAGMARGVEAGLTALAVAVAAAAVLSL; this is translated from the coding sequence ATGACGTCCAATAATTATGTGATGGAGACGTGCCTTTTAGCTGGAGAGATTATGATTCGTAATGGAGCGGAAACGTATCGTGTGGAAGAGACGATGACTCATATTGCACATGCTGCAGGCATGAAAAGCGTCCATAGTTCCGTGACGACAACTAGCATTATTTTTTCCTTTAAAGATAATAATGGTGTGGATCGTACCCGAATGATTCGAATGCGTGACCGAACGATCAATTTGAACAAAGTAACGTTGGTTAATCAGGTATCCCGTTACTTTGTGTCAGGAGAGATTACCTTGGACGAAGCGCATATCCAATTGGAAGAGATCCAAAGCATGCGCTTCCAATTTTCAGATCGGGTGTTAAATATAGCGGCTGGTTTAGGCAGCGGCTCTTTTGCTGTTTTGATTGGTGGGACTTTTCTTGATTTTTTCCCGAGTGCCATTGCAGGGGCAATCGTCTTTGCCAGCGCTAATTATTTGTATCGCTTTCTTAAAATACCTTTTTTTGCCGAATTATCAGCCTCTTTTTTAGGAGGAATGTTTACACTAATTGCCTCATGGCTTTTTCCCAATCATCTGCATCTTGGTGTTATGATTATAGGAGCGATGATTCCTTTGTTTCCAGGAGTAGCTTTGACGAACTCTGTGCGTGATTTAATGGCGGGAGACTTGGTTGCCGGGATGGCGAGAGGAGTTGAGGCAGGATTAACTGCCTTAGCGGTAGCTGTTGCGGCCGCAGCTGTCTTGTCATTATAG
- a CDS encoding RNA-binding S4 domain-containing protein, with translation MRLDKFLKVSRLIKRRTLAKDVCDQGRVEINERTAKASSNIKVGDSISIRFGQKIVTVKVEEIKENARKDEAASLYTVIGEVPVPRDEKEEDEYLRA, from the coding sequence ATGCGTCTTGATAAATTTCTAAAGGTGTCCCGTTTAATTAAACGACGTACTTTAGCTAAGGATGTTTGTGATCAGGGACGTGTCGAAATTAATGAACGTACTGCAAAAGCGTCCAGCAATATAAAAGTGGGCGATTCTATCTCCATTCGTTTTGGACAAAAGATCGTTACGGTAAAAGTTGAAGAAATTAAAGAAAACGCGCGTAAGGATGAGGCCGCTTCCCTTTACACAGTAATTGGTGAAGTACCTGTGCCACGTGATGAAAAAGAAGAAGATGAATACCTAAGAGCGTAA
- the yabQ gene encoding spore cortex biosynthesis protein YabQ has protein sequence MGMGFDTYHVIKGKGRFPLWIVFILDMLFWLSSVGIVFYVLVWVNDGIVRFPIYLGIIIGAWLYFLIGSKVYIRFLLTVLKWSIGVFQISVKIIDFLLIKPIEIIFHFIWVIVGFLFTVLAKIGLFIWRIISWPLSPFVPWSRNLWKSIRGKMAGAKEVLKKWFTKENKE, from the coding sequence ATGGGGATGGGGTTTGATACGTACCATGTCATAAAAGGCAAAGGCCGCTTCCCACTTTGGATCGTTTTCATATTAGATATGTTATTTTGGTTAAGTAGTGTGGGAATTGTTTTTTATGTGCTGGTATGGGTTAACGATGGGATAGTGAGATTTCCGATATATCTAGGTATTATTATAGGAGCATGGCTCTATTTCCTTATAGGTAGTAAGGTTTATATCAGATTTTTGTTAACTGTGCTAAAATGGAGTATAGGGGTATTTCAGATCAGTGTTAAAATTATTGACTTTCTATTGATTAAACCAATAGAGATAATTTTTCATTTTATCTGGGTTATTGTTGGGTTCCTTTTTACTGTACTGGCAAAGATAGGATTGTTCATTTGGCGAATCATTTCTTGGCCATTGTCACCATTTGTTCCATGGAGTCGTAACTTGTGGAAAAGTATTAGGGGCAAGATGGCAGGAGCAAAGGAAGTACTGAAGAAATGGTTTACCAAGGAAAACAAAGAGTAG
- a CDS encoding threonine/serine exporter family protein, whose protein sequence is MLLGMLLSFIITIAYAMLFNAPKRTILFAGLIGMMGWNIYKILPMFGAELTLSSFAAGTFISLSSRILSVKMRVPSTNFSIAGIIPLVPGSTAYKSMLAFINADYLEGITLGVKTMMLAGAIASGLILGLSIFSLWKGIVARYVRKGTKANGAG, encoded by the coding sequence ATGTTGCTGGGGATGCTGTTAAGTTTTATCATTACCATTGCCTATGCTATGTTGTTTAATGCACCAAAACGCACCATTCTTTTTGCTGGTTTAATTGGAATGATGGGATGGAATATCTATAAAATATTGCCGATGTTTGGAGCTGAGCTTACTCTCTCTTCTTTTGCAGCGGGAACGTTTATCTCGCTAAGTAGCCGAATCCTTTCTGTGAAGATGCGTGTTCCTTCTACTAACTTTAGTATTGCGGGAATCATTCCATTAGTTCCAGGTTCGACTGCTTATAAATCGATGTTGGCGTTCATCAATGCTGACTACTTGGAAGGAATTACGCTTGGGGTCAAGACGATGATGCTGGCTGGGGCTATCGCTTCAGGTTTAATACTTGGTCTCTCCATCTTCTCTTTATGGAAAGGAATCGTGGCGCGTTATGTACGAAAAGGTACAAAAGCGAATGGAGCAGGATAG
- the tilS gene encoding tRNA lysidine(34) synthetase TilS, whose protein sequence is MYEKVQKRMEQDRLLLPHESIVVGVSGGVDSTALLHILSKMNEQYQYGWKLYAVHLNHGFRGEESDQDAAYVEDLCHTLGVKCYSFYESVPDIMKETGQGPQVASRELRYQYYRQVAREVGATKVALAHHADDQVETILFRMMRGTSLYGFTGMPQRRWLHAEQVELVRPLLHVFREELEAYCEANKLQPRHDSSNDSRKYKRNLIRHEVTPHLQQVNLRYREHVLQLAEMARVDDDYLQKLSQEALNRIIVRKESDKIILDRKCLKTFDLALQRRMIPLILSYLATETEWSLQHVEAVLRIIFEQNPSAVLHLPSDIFVERVYEQVCFRRKKVTAQGLFWPYSYPITIPGTTWVEEAGMFIHTKRYDSLSDLPDLSSLSPYSAVCDADALVGECIIRSRMPGDRIQLGTATHFYSKKVKELFIDEKVPKSRRDRIPILVVEGQIIWIPGVKRSTHAMIHEKSRAFVIIQADFREE, encoded by the coding sequence ATGTACGAAAAGGTACAAAAGCGAATGGAGCAGGATAGGCTGCTTTTGCCACATGAATCGATTGTGGTAGGAGTTTCGGGCGGAGTAGATTCTACAGCGCTGTTGCATATCTTAAGCAAAATGAATGAACAATATCAGTACGGCTGGAAGTTGTACGCTGTTCACCTGAATCATGGGTTTCGTGGAGAAGAGTCTGACCAAGACGCCGCATACGTGGAGGACTTGTGTCATACATTAGGAGTTAAGTGCTACTCCTTCTATGAAAGCGTGCCTGATATAATGAAGGAAACCGGTCAAGGACCACAAGTTGCAAGTCGTGAACTACGCTATCAATACTATCGACAAGTGGCAAGAGAAGTAGGGGCTACTAAAGTGGCGCTTGCCCATCATGCTGATGATCAGGTAGAGACTATACTGTTCCGCATGATGAGAGGTACTAGTCTATATGGATTCACTGGTATGCCGCAACGTAGGTGGCTTCATGCAGAACAAGTCGAGTTGGTTCGTCCACTTCTGCACGTTTTCCGTGAGGAGCTAGAAGCCTACTGTGAGGCGAATAAACTGCAACCACGACACGATAGTAGCAATGATTCGCGCAAATATAAACGCAACTTAATACGGCACGAAGTAACACCTCACCTGCAACAAGTAAACCTAAGATACAGAGAACACGTGCTTCAGCTAGCGGAGATGGCAAGAGTGGATGACGATTACCTGCAAAAGCTGAGTCAAGAGGCACTAAATAGGATAATTGTACGGAAGGAATCTGACAAAATTATCCTAGATAGGAAGTGCTTAAAAACTTTTGACCTTGCTTTACAAAGGAGAATGATTCCTCTAATATTAAGTTATCTCGCAACTGAAACGGAGTGGTCTCTGCAGCATGTGGAGGCCGTTTTGCGTATCATTTTCGAGCAAAATCCTTCTGCAGTACTACATCTGCCCTCCGATATTTTTGTAGAGAGGGTCTATGAGCAGGTATGTTTTCGTAGGAAAAAAGTAACTGCTCAAGGTTTATTCTGGCCGTATTCATACCCTATTACCATACCTGGTACGACATGGGTAGAAGAGGCAGGGATGTTCATACATACAAAACGGTATGATTCATTATCCGATTTACCTGATCTATCATCTTTATCTCCTTATAGTGCTGTATGTGACGCCGATGCTTTGGTAGGCGAATGCATCATCCGCAGTAGGATGCCGGGTGACCGTATTCAACTTGGAACGGCTACTCATTTTTACAGTAAAAAGGTAAAGGAGCTATTTATTGATGAAAAAGTACCAAAGAGCAGGCGTGATCGAATTCCTATCTTAGTAGTCGAGGGCCAAATTATTTGGATACCTGGAGTAAAGCGATCAACGCATGCCATGATACATGAGAAATCGCGTGCATTTGTTATCATACAGGCGGATTTCAGAGAAGAGTAG
- a CDS encoding FtsB family cell division protein, whose translation MAKERPSQSNNLGRKRRLRFIMFFVFCFLIWTCYTAYLQSSVIAETEEQVEALQKQAEEVKGQQEELTKKMKRLDDPEYIAELARKNNFMSKPGEIIFLIPDN comes from the coding sequence ATGGCCAAAGAACGTCCCTCTCAATCGAATAATCTAGGTCGTAAGCGCAGACTTCGCTTTATTATGTTCTTCGTGTTCTGCTTCCTTATCTGGACGTGCTATACGGCATATCTTCAAAGCTCTGTTATTGCTGAGACGGAAGAACAAGTAGAAGCGCTACAAAAACAGGCAGAGGAAGTAAAAGGACAACAAGAAGAGCTAACCAAGAAGATGAAACGATTGGATGATCCAGAATACATCGCAGAGCTTGCACGCAAAAATAATTTTATGTCCAAGCCGGGTGAGATCATCTTTTTGATCCCTGATAATTAA
- a CDS encoding serine/threonine protein kinase: MKKMTVICKTMYSNSLLPDAPHYFTGKWHHQTYSVVKELGRGANGVVYLVLHEGKKVAIKMGADSIDLLMEANVLKSLQSHNQKIGPNIYDVDDMILKGKVYAFYAMEYIEGERLDHSLKRVGKEWLILLCTQILSHLQIIHELGYVFGDLKPENIIVVQAGKQVCLIDFGGVTKSGHAVRQFTEEYDRATWQAGDRKADVAYDLFSLAIMMVKLTTEKEKWTTLPVSGRHVQKLYDIIRDNELLAPYRPVLVKALDGKYPTATQMKAEFLQAFRQKSETRASVPNTKKPGEGIGSKIIGGIFVASMLLLAGSLYYVWM; the protein is encoded by the coding sequence ATGAAGAAGATGACGGTTATTTGCAAGACCATGTATTCTAATTCCTTGTTACCCGATGCTCCCCATTATTTCACAGGAAAATGGCACCATCAAACATATTCAGTGGTAAAAGAACTAGGTAGGGGAGCCAATGGTGTCGTCTACCTAGTTCTTCATGAGGGTAAAAAGGTAGCGATTAAAATGGGTGCCGATTCTATTGATTTATTAATGGAAGCAAACGTACTAAAAAGTTTACAATCTCATAACCAAAAGATTGGACCAAACATATATGATGTAGATGATATGATTTTAAAAGGCAAGGTGTATGCCTTTTATGCAATGGAGTATATTGAAGGGGAACGATTGGATCATAGCTTGAAGAGAGTAGGCAAAGAGTGGCTTATTTTGTTGTGCACGCAAATCCTGTCTCATTTACAGATCATTCATGAGCTAGGATATGTATTTGGTGACCTAAAGCCAGAGAACATCATTGTTGTACAAGCTGGTAAGCAGGTATGTCTAATTGATTTTGGCGGGGTAACCAAGTCGGGTCATGCCGTACGTCAATTTACAGAAGAGTATGATCGCGCCACTTGGCAGGCGGGGGATCGTAAGGCGGATGTTGCATACGATCTATTTTCTTTAGCGATTATGATGGTCAAGCTAACTACTGAAAAAGAGAAATGGACAACACTTCCCGTATCAGGGCGACATGTTCAAAAGCTTTATGATATAATACGGGACAACGAATTGTTAGCTCCTTACCGCCCCGTGTTAGTTAAGGCATTGGATGGGAAATATCCAACAGCTACTCAAATGAAAGCCGAATTCTTGCAAGCGTTTCGACAAAAATCAGAGACGAGGGCAAGTGTACCCAACACCAAGAAGCCTGGGGAGGGAATAGGAAGCAAAATTATTGGAGGAATCTTTGTAGCCTCTATGCTTTTGCTTGCTGGCTCGTTGTATTATGTATGGATGTGA